One genomic region from Bactrocera tryoni isolate S06 chromosome 3, CSIRO_BtryS06_freeze2, whole genome shotgun sequence encodes:
- the LOC120770948 gene encoding lethal(2)neighbour of tid protein 2, whose protein sequence is MPPLNLKNHPPGGNKSVNKRFKVKSFFEQYANLEYAKYLFLDPAALPLVSVLILLAELIININVIWRVPYTEIDWIAYMQECEGFLNGTLDYGQLKGDTGPLVYPAAFVYIYSALYYITSYGQNIRLAQYIFAFIYLLQLWLVLRLYTKSRKVPPYVLLISTFTSYRIHSIYVLRLFNDPIAVLFLYAALNLFFDRRWTIGSICFSVAVGVKMNILLFAPALLLFYIVNLGYLKTILQLAICGGLQLLLGAPFLITYPKAYLKGSFDFERVFEHKWTVNYRFLTRSLFENKAFHAFLIVVHMFLLLLFANSAIIYFKSYVRLRALQDQLQPQIDQKNMELEKNRINEAKNRKKSKKVTEKDSEEELTPDQQQFLKSFEKGLQNSTGLKPNTQAPPPIQKYRQKVSIHFEKCSQLAILPFFLCNFLGMLCARSLHYQFYVWYYHSLPYLIWSTNYSLGIRFLLLGLIELCWNTYPSTDFSSGLLHICHIVLLLGVGSNFLKATKRSEVMKSFEEKRTKVKVN, encoded by the exons ATGCCGCCATTGAACCTCAAAAACCACCCACCGGGTGGCAATAAATCTGTAAACAAACGCTTCAAAGTAAAGAGTTTTTTCGAGCAGTACGCAAATTTGGAGTAtgcaaagtatttatttttggatCCGGCCGCATTGCCTTTGGTCTCAGTTTTGATATTGTTAGCAGAGCTGATCATAAACATCAATGTGATTTGGAGGGTCCCTTACACAGAAATAGATTGGATCGCCTACATGCAAGAATGTGAGGGATTTCTAAATGGAACTTTAGATTATGGACAGCTGAAAG GTGATACCGGCCCACTTGTATATCCTGCAGCATTTGTCTACATATATTCGGCGTTGTACTATATAACTTCATATGGACAAAATATTCGCTTAGCtcaatacatatttgcatttatatacCTTTTGCAATTATGGCTTGTACTGCGTCTGTATACTAAAAGCCGCAAAGTTCCTCCATATGTGTTATTGATAAGTACCTTCACATCATACCGCATACACTCTATATATGTTCTGCGTCTCTTCAATGATCCCATAGCAGTTTTGTTTCTGTACGCAGCATTAAACTTGTTTTTTGATCGGAGATGGACTATTGGTAGTATCTGCTTTAGTGTAGCAGTAGGCgttaaaatgaatattttactttttgctcCAGCACTCTTGCTTTTTTACATAGTTAATTTAGGTTACCTAAAGACTATACTGCAATTAGCTATTTGTGGAGGTTTACAACTACTTCTAGGAGCCCCATTTCTCATAACATATCCTAAGGCATATTTAAAAGGAAGTTTCGATTTTGAACGCGTTTTTGAACACAAATGGACAGTAAATTATAGGTTCCTTACGCGATCATTGTTCGAAAATAAGGCCTTCCATGCATTTCTAATCGTGGTACATATGTTCCTTCTCCTTTTATTTGCAAATTCAGCGATCATATATTTTAAGAGTTATGTGCGTTTACGAGCACTACAAGATCAGTTACAACCCCAAATTGACCAAAAGAATATggaattggaaaaaaatcgaattaacgAAGctaaaaatcgcaaaaaaagcaaaaaagttaCGGAAAAGGATAGCGAAGAAGAGTTGACCCCTGATCAACAGCAGTTCTTAAAATCGTTTGAGAAAGGTCTACAAAATAGCACTGGATTAAAACCAAATACCCAAGCCCCACCTCCAATTCAAAAATACCGTCAGAAGGTCTCgatacattttgaaaaatgttcacAATTGGCCATATTACCATTCTTTCTCTGTAACTTTCTTGGGATGCTTTGCGCACGTTCCTTGCACTATCAATTCTACGTCTGGTATTATCATTCATTGCCCTACCTCATATGGTCAACAAATTACAGCTTGGGTATACGATTTCTCTTACTTGGTTTGATTGAACTGTGCTGGAATACATATCCAAGTACGGATTTCTCCAGCGGCTTATTACACATCTGTCACATCGTATTATTACTTGGTGTGGGCAGCAATTTCCTAAAGGCAACTAAACGAAGTGAAGTAATGAAATCATTTGAAGAGAAACGAACTAAGgtcaaagttaattaa
- the LOC120770950 gene encoding protein tumorous imaginal discs, mitochondrial isoform X1 produces the protein MSLSEGVIVKMFSSAKSINLRAFRQLSSRANNYYPAECFGMQQMTQRRSLSGWNGGEKMVPRLLLTTIPGRQQRFDIHMTNVLSAKDYYQILGVAKNSSAKDIKKAYYQLAKKYHPDTNKNDPDAGKKFQEVSEAYEVLSDDTKRREYDTYGQTSESMGRSGGFGGQGPQGFSQNWQFRSTIDPEELFRKIFGEANFRSNSFDDFADSKFGFGAAQEIVMDLTFAQAARGVNKDVNVNVVDTCAKCNGSKCEPGTKPGRCQYCNGTGMETISTGPFVMRSTCRYCQGTRQYIKYPCTECDGKGQTVQRKKVTVPVPAGIENGQTVRMQVGRKELFVTFRVETSKYFKREGADVHTEASISISQAVFGGTIRVQGVYEDQWINIPAGTSSHHKVFLRGKGLKRVNAHGHGDHYINIKIEVPKNLTTEQKAILEAYAELETDTPGQINGITRQKDNTKKATTEDAPKTLLSKIKSLFNR, from the exons ATGTCCCTGTCTGAAGGAGTTATTGTGAAAATGTTTTCATCAGCAAAATCTATTAATCTGCGTGCATTTCGACAGCTCTCAAGTCGTGCTAATAATTACTATCCAGCAGAATGTTTTGGAATGCAACAAATGACACAGCGGCGATCCCTATCTGGCTGGAATGGAGGAGAAAAAATGGTGCCGAGATTATTGTTGACTACAATACCTGGGCGACAACAGCGGTTTGATATACACATGACTAATGTTTTATCCGCCAAAGACTACTACCAAATATTAGGTGTAGCCAAAAATTCTAGCGCAAAAGACATTAAAAAAGCATATTATCAGCTGGCTAAGAAATATCATCCTGACACGAACAAAAACGATCCAGATGCTGgcaaaaaattccaagaagTTTCTGAAGCATACGAAGTTCTAAGCGATGACACCAAGAGACGTGAATACGACACGTATGGTCAGACATCAGAGAGTATGGGACGGAGTGGAGGATTCGGCGGGCAGGGTCCGCAAGGTTTTTCACAAAATTGGCAATTTCGTTCTACAATTGATCCAGAAGAATTATTTCGTAAAATATTTGGCGAAGCTAACTTTCGAAGTAATAGTTTTGATGATTTCGCCGATTCCAAATTCGGCTTTGGTGCCGCACAAGAAATTGTTATGGATTTAACATTTGCACAAGCTGCTAGAGGTGTCAACAAGGATGTCAACGTTAATGTTGTCGATACGTGTGCAAAGTGCAATGGATCAAAGTGTGAACCTGGCACAAAACCTGGTCGTTGCCAATATTGTAATGGAACAGGAATGGAAACTATTTCTACGGGACCATTTGTAATGCGATCCACTTGTCGTTATTGTCAAGGAACGCGTCAGTACATTAAATACCCATGTACTGAATGTGACGGCAAGGGACAGACGGTACAACGCAAGAAAGTAACCGTTCCAGTGCCAGCAGGTATAGAGAACGGACAAACAGTAAGGATGCAAGTTGGTCGCAAAGAGCTCTTCGTAACCTTCCGCGTAGAAaccagcaaatatttcaaacggGAAGGCGCCGATGTTCATACGGAGGCCTCTATATCAATATCGCAGGCTGTATTTGGCGGTACCATACGTGTACAAGGTGTATACGAAGACCAATGGATTAACATACCTGCAGGTACTTCGTCACATCACAAAGTGTTTCTTCGTGGAAAGGGCCTGAAACGTGTTAATGCCCATGGCCACGGCGaccattatataaatattaaaattgaagtaCCGAAAAATCTTACAACCGAACAAAAGGCTATATTGGAGGCGTATGCAGAACTCGAAACGGACACACCGGGACAAATCAACGGAATTACCAGACAGAAAGACAACACCAAAAAGGCTAC aACAGAGGACGCCCCGAAAACGTTACTATCGAAAATTAAATCGCTCTTTAACAGATAG
- the LOC120770950 gene encoding protein tumorous imaginal discs, mitochondrial isoform X2, with the protein MSLSEGVIVKMFSSAKSINLRAFRQLSSRANNYYPAECFGMQQMTQRRSLSGWNGGEKMVPRLLLTTIPGRQQRFDIHMTNVLSAKDYYQILGVAKNSSAKDIKKAYYQLAKKYHPDTNKNDPDAGKKFQEVSEAYEVLSDDTKRREYDTYGQTSESMGRSGGFGGQGPQGFSQNWQFRSTIDPEELFRKIFGEANFRSNSFDDFADSKFGFGAAQEIVMDLTFAQAARGVNKDVNVNVVDTCAKCNGSKCEPGTKPGRCQYCNGTGMETISTGPFVMRSTCRYCQGTRQYIKYPCTECDGKGQTVQRKKVTVPVPAGIENGQTVRMQVGRKELFVTFRVETSKYFKREGADVHTEASISISQAVFGGTIRVQGVYEDQWINIPAGTSSHHKVFLRGKGLKRVNAHGHGDHYINIKIEVPKNLTTEQKAILEAYAELETDTPGQINGITRQKDNTKKATGRPENVTIEN; encoded by the exons ATGTCCCTGTCTGAAGGAGTTATTGTGAAAATGTTTTCATCAGCAAAATCTATTAATCTGCGTGCATTTCGACAGCTCTCAAGTCGTGCTAATAATTACTATCCAGCAGAATGTTTTGGAATGCAACAAATGACACAGCGGCGATCCCTATCTGGCTGGAATGGAGGAGAAAAAATGGTGCCGAGATTATTGTTGACTACAATACCTGGGCGACAACAGCGGTTTGATATACACATGACTAATGTTTTATCCGCCAAAGACTACTACCAAATATTAGGTGTAGCCAAAAATTCTAGCGCAAAAGACATTAAAAAAGCATATTATCAGCTGGCTAAGAAATATCATCCTGACACGAACAAAAACGATCCAGATGCTGgcaaaaaattccaagaagTTTCTGAAGCATACGAAGTTCTAAGCGATGACACCAAGAGACGTGAATACGACACGTATGGTCAGACATCAGAGAGTATGGGACGGAGTGGAGGATTCGGCGGGCAGGGTCCGCAAGGTTTTTCACAAAATTGGCAATTTCGTTCTACAATTGATCCAGAAGAATTATTTCGTAAAATATTTGGCGAAGCTAACTTTCGAAGTAATAGTTTTGATGATTTCGCCGATTCCAAATTCGGCTTTGGTGCCGCACAAGAAATTGTTATGGATTTAACATTTGCACAAGCTGCTAGAGGTGTCAACAAGGATGTCAACGTTAATGTTGTCGATACGTGTGCAAAGTGCAATGGATCAAAGTGTGAACCTGGCACAAAACCTGGTCGTTGCCAATATTGTAATGGAACAGGAATGGAAACTATTTCTACGGGACCATTTGTAATGCGATCCACTTGTCGTTATTGTCAAGGAACGCGTCAGTACATTAAATACCCATGTACTGAATGTGACGGCAAGGGACAGACGGTACAACGCAAGAAAGTAACCGTTCCAGTGCCAGCAGGTATAGAGAACGGACAAACAGTAAGGATGCAAGTTGGTCGCAAAGAGCTCTTCGTAACCTTCCGCGTAGAAaccagcaaatatttcaaacggGAAGGCGCCGATGTTCATACGGAGGCCTCTATATCAATATCGCAGGCTGTATTTGGCGGTACCATACGTGTACAAGGTGTATACGAAGACCAATGGATTAACATACCTGCAGGTACTTCGTCACATCACAAAGTGTTTCTTCGTGGAAAGGGCCTGAAACGTGTTAATGCCCATGGCCACGGCGaccattatataaatattaaaattgaagtaCCGAAAAATCTTACAACCGAACAAAAGGCTATATTGGAGGCGTATGCAGAACTCGAAACGGACACACCGGGACAAATCAACGGAATTACCAGACAGAAAGACAACACCAAAAAGGCTAC AGGACGCCCCGAAAACGTTACTATCGAAAATTAA